The window GCTATTTAGtgttgaacattttaaaaatttaaattcaattagtcaatatatatcttctttcagatgtagttttcaatgaTTCACCAGTTGCGTATAACAGCCACTGCTCATCATATCATGTACCCAACATAATGCCCATCCCTCAGTTAtctcattccccaccccctcccatccAACAAACAACAGTTTGTTCCTATAGTGAagggtcatttttaaaaattgtattctgaTGAGAGCACTTAAGCTACATTTTTAAGGACACAATATATTACTGTTTGTAGGTATAAATATAACATATCCCTAAAGCTTATTCTATGTCTGTGAATAAAATTTATGactgttaattaattaatccatCACACAAAGCCTGGCAACCCCAATCACCTCCATCTACCTGTAGGACCACAGACTCCTGGCCACACATCCTTCATATGGCCATGTGTTTCTGGCCCAGCCTCCTCACAGCCTCCTTCACATCCTTGTTTCGCAGACTGTAGATGAGGGGATTGAGCATTGGGATGACCAGCGTGTAGAAGACAGAGACCACCTTGCCCTGCTCCATGGACTCAATTGCTCCTGGCTCAGCATACATGACAAAGGCAGTCCCAAAAAAGAGGGTCACTGCAGTCATGTGGGAGCCACAGGTGGAGAAGACCTTGCGTCTCCCAGCTCCTGAGCGCATCCTCAGGATGGTCACTGTGATGTAGCCATAAGAGATGAGGATCACAAACGTCACACCCACAATGATGAGCCCACAGATGCCAAACAAGAGAAGTTCATTGATGGCCGTGTTGCCACAGGCGATCTGGAGCAGAGGGGGCACATCACAGAAGAAGTGGTTGATGCGGTTGGAGCTGCAGAATGAGAGGTGGAATGTGAAGCTGGTCTGCACAACAGAGTTGAAGCAGCCTCCACAGTAGGCGCCCAGCACCAGGCGAGTGCAGGCAGACTGGCACATGGTGCTGGGGTAGCGCAAGGGGCTACAGATGGCCATGAAGCGGTCGTAGGCCATAACACCCAGGAGGAAGCATTCAGTTGTTcccagcaaagagaaaaagaataactgGGTGGCACATCCTGCAATGGTGATGACCTTGGATGAGGAGAAGTAGTTGGCCAGTGCATTGGGGGCGATCACAGATGAGTAGCACAAGTCCACGAAGGAGAGGTTCTTGAGGAAGAAGTACATTGGGGAGTGCAGGCGGGCATCCAGGGTGATAACGATGATCATGAGGAAGTTGCCCAGTACAGTCACCATATACAGGGCCAGGAACACAGCAAAGAGCAGGGCCTGGGTTTCCAGGCCACTTTCAAATCCCTCCAgaacaaaatcttgaaagtagaCCATGGAGAGGTTTCCATTTCTGTGGGATGGCATGAGCCTCAGTCCTTCCAAGGGGAATTTCACCCCCAATATTGGCAGATTAAGTGGGTCAAGCTAAACTTTCGGCTGAAGACTATTTAGAAGATAaataacaacaaagagaaaatctcacTGAACATACAAGAAAGTAATGGTTAAGAGTTACAAACCAAAATTCAAGATAAACACAGAGGCCCAGGGATTTCATTACTCAGAGCTGCTTTTTTCCCTTGAGACATGAGCCAATTTTGAAGGGGCATCTCAGAGGCCAGGTGGATGGGCCGTGAGGGTTTGCTTGTCTTGCAGAGCTAATGCTGACAGTGGTTGGTTACTAGGGACCAGCTGGGATGCACCATGGGAGTGAGTTACATCAGGAATAGGTATTCAGCTCCCTTCTGACCATTTCAATCACTGAAAGTGTATTAAGACGTGATCTGAGTGCTAGTGCCTCTGACACCttgcaaaaataaacatatttcaaGAGGAATACATGTTATCCTAGACTGCAGGTGTTATCTATAAAAGTTTGTGGGGCAGCCTcggtggttcaggggtttagcactgccttcagcctagagcgtgatcctggagacccaggatcaagtcccacatcggggtccctacatggagcctacttctccctctgcctgtgtctctgcctctctctgtctctctctctctctctgtctctctctctctctctctctctctctgtgtgtgtgtctctcatgaataaataaatattttttaaaaagtttgtgtaACTACTACcagatagaatttaaaaatagaggagttcctgcaataaaaattaaaattatgaaaccaTAGAAAAACCCAAAGTGGTTTCAGAATTTGGAGTAACACGCATAAACTTTATATAAAGCTATTATTATCCAAGGCTGAAAGATGAGACTAAGAAACttagtcaaaatatggaagcaaccaagagaATAATATGTAACTTTTTAGAAgtacaatggctaaaattaggactcaatgaatgaattttacagattagaaataGCTAAAGAGAAAATTTGTGAACTAGAATACAGATCAGTACAAAATAGTCAGAGTGAAGCAGTGAGACTCAAAACcgtagaaaaattagaaatgaggaTTAGAGACCAAGTATATAGAGACATATATACTTCAGTTCctaaagaaggggaaagagataAATAGGCTGAATCACAGCTTGAAAAGATAATGGCCACGTATTATCTCAAACTAATGAAAGATATTATTCTAAATATACATTAACCCTACAAAATCAAGCAGCATTTTTATAAAGAACACCACACTTGGACATatcatactaaaaatatttagaaccaaaataaaaagaaaaatattaaaagcagcctGAGAAAGAAGACATAATCACTTTAGGAGGgactgggtggcgcagtcagtttgGCCTCCGACtcctgacttctgctcaggttgtgatctcagagatGTGAGTTTAGGCCCCATCCGTGCaattcagcacagagtctgcctgagacactctcttcctctgccacaaCTCcagccccccaaaataaaaaaataaatcttaaaaaggaagacatAGTCACTTCAAAGTATCAGTTTTAGAAGGAAGACTGACAATTGTCTtaccagataaaaaaaaaaagaagtcaaattaaaaggaagtatatttttctttgttcaaagaaaataattacactAGAATTCTACATCTACCCAAATATATCCTTTGAAACTCAAAGTTAATTTAGCAATAATAGTTTAAGATTTCagtactccaaaaaaaaaaagatttcagtacCCCaatttcaataataaatagaCAACAAATCCTAgtataaacaaggaaataatagATTTGAACAGCATATAAACCAAATAGACCTAACAAGCATATATG is drawn from Vulpes lagopus strain Blue_001 chromosome 8, ASM1834538v1, whole genome shotgun sequence and contains these coding sequences:
- the LOC121497010 gene encoding olfactory receptor 12-like, which encodes MPSHRNGNLSMVYFQDFVLEGFESGLETQALLFAVFLALYMVTVLGNFLMIIVITLDARLHSPMYFFLKNLSFVDLCYSSVIAPNALANYFSSSKVITIAGCATQLFFFSLLGTTECFLLGVMAYDRFMAICSPLRYPSTMCQSACTRLVLGAYCGGCFNSVVQTSFTFHLSFCSSNRINHFFCDVPPLLQIACGNTAINELLLFGICGLIIVGVTFVILISYGYITVTILRMRSGAGRRKVFSTCGSHMTAVTLFFGTAFVMYAEPGAIESMEQGKVVSVFYTLVIPMLNPLIYSLRNKDVKEAVRRLGQKHMAI